The Iamia majanohamensis genome window below encodes:
- a CDS encoding ABC transporter ATP-binding protein, whose product MPPAADDPAPALALRGVGVTRSGKGLLADVDWTVGSGERWVLLGPNGSGKTTLVRVAGLWLRPTTGSVAVAGEVSGRTDIRTLRGRIGLTSSALADSLRSDVDALDVVMTGRRAALEAWWHRWTDADRDAARAEMARVGAEHLAGRHFGTLSSGERQRVLLARALAGDPVLLLLDEPAAGLDLGAREDLVDRLGALAGDPTTAPMVLVTHHAEEIPPGITHALLLREGRVVAAGPADEVLADGPMSAAFGLDLEVTRTDGRTTARRRSRA is encoded by the coding sequence GTGCCGCCTGCCGCCGACGACCCCGCCCCGGCGCTGGCGCTGCGCGGGGTCGGGGTCACCCGCTCCGGCAAGGGGCTGCTGGCCGATGTCGACTGGACCGTCGGGTCCGGCGAGCGCTGGGTGCTCCTCGGCCCCAACGGCAGCGGGAAGACGACCCTGGTGCGGGTCGCGGGGCTGTGGCTGCGGCCGACGACCGGGTCCGTGGCCGTGGCCGGCGAGGTGTCGGGCCGCACCGACATCCGCACCCTGCGGGGCCGGATCGGGCTGACCAGCTCGGCCCTGGCCGACTCGCTGCGATCCGACGTCGACGCCCTCGACGTGGTCATGACCGGTCGCCGCGCCGCCCTGGAGGCCTGGTGGCACCGCTGGACCGACGCGGACCGCGACGCGGCCCGGGCCGAGATGGCCCGGGTCGGGGCCGAGCACCTGGCCGGCCGCCACTTCGGCACCCTCTCCAGCGGCGAGCGCCAGCGGGTCCTGCTCGCCCGGGCCCTGGCCGGCGACCCCGTCCTGCTGCTGCTCGACGAGCCCGCGGCCGGCCTCGACCTCGGCGCCCGCGAGGATCTGGTCGACCGCCTCGGCGCCCTCGCCGGCGACCCGACCACCGCACCGATGGTGCTGGTGACCCACCACGCCGAGGAGATCCCCCCGGGCATCACCCACGCCCTGCTGCTCCGGGAGGGGCGGGTCGTGGCCGCCGGCCCCGCCGACGAGGTCCTGGCCGACGGGCCCATGTCGGCCGCCTTCGGCCTCGACCTCGAGGTCACCCGCACCGACGGCCGCACCACCGCCCGCCGCCGCTCCCGCGCCTGA
- a CDS encoding inositol monophosphatase family protein gives MSVRLAGPDDLAAAQEVLGASGTALARMASRPDLRVVVAVEGGEVVGVAVVGPPRLDDDEAEVVALRGRGQDGLVAEAARQAADLGALRVRMPVGPWVPVPPAGDDLVDRFLRLAARAGLLASGTIGAAAGGPVSRKPDGSVSIDADAAADRVATEVFAELDVALLSEEHADPALARSDAPWIVVDPLDGTGNFLAGLPPWAFSAGLVAGGRVVAGFVMDMASGRRWSGAAGRGAWRDGRPIRPRPGSTTVVPTPPPGAAAPVPEGSRRLRITGCTAVDLCLVADGSAAVWHDLDRAGTHVHDVAGALGVLAGAGGVVLGPDGEDLPLRPDTGALIRFVAAADDDTARRLLAAHP, from the coding sequence GTGAGCGTGCGGCTGGCCGGGCCGGACGACCTCGCTGCGGCCCAGGAGGTTCTGGGCGCGTCCGGCACCGCCCTGGCCCGGATGGCGAGCCGTCCCGACCTGCGGGTGGTGGTGGCGGTCGAGGGCGGCGAGGTGGTCGGCGTGGCCGTCGTCGGCCCGCCCCGGCTCGACGACGACGAGGCCGAGGTCGTCGCCCTGCGGGGGCGGGGCCAGGACGGGCTGGTGGCCGAGGCCGCCCGCCAGGCGGCCGACCTGGGGGCCCTGCGGGTGCGGATGCCGGTCGGGCCGTGGGTGCCGGTGCCGCCGGCAGGCGACGACCTGGTCGACCGGTTCCTGCGCCTGGCCGCCCGGGCCGGCCTCCTGGCCTCGGGGACCATCGGCGCGGCCGCCGGCGGCCCCGTGTCCCGCAAGCCCGACGGCAGCGTGTCCATCGACGCCGACGCCGCGGCCGACCGGGTCGCCACCGAGGTGTTCGCCGAGCTCGACGTGGCCCTCCTCAGCGAGGAGCACGCCGACCCGGCCCTGGCCCGCTCCGACGCGCCGTGGATCGTGGTCGACCCCCTCGACGGAACCGGGAACTTCCTCGCCGGCCTGCCCCCGTGGGCGTTCTCCGCCGGGCTGGTGGCCGGCGGTCGGGTGGTCGCCGGGTTCGTCATGGACATGGCGTCGGGCCGGCGTTGGAGCGGGGCCGCCGGGCGGGGGGCGTGGCGCGACGGCCGACCCATCCGGCCCCGGCCCGGCAGCACCACCGTGGTGCCGACCCCGCCGCCGGGCGCGGCCGCCCCGGTGCCGGAAGGGTCCCGGCGGCTCCGGATCACCGGGTGCACGGCGGTCGACCTCTGCCTGGTGGCCGACGGCTCCGCCGCGGTCTGGCACGACCTCGACCGTGCCGGGACCCACGTCCACGACGTCGCCGGCGCGCTCGGCGTCCTGGCCGGGGCCGGGGGAGTGGTGCTCGGCCCCGACGGCGAGGACCTCCCGCTGCGACCCGACACCGGGGCGCTCATCCGCTTCGTGGCCGCGGCCGACGACGACACCGCCCGCCGCCTCCTCGCCGCCCACCCCTGA
- a CDS encoding phosphotransferase family protein — protein MSEDTVPGIDAEAVTAWMAERVDLSPPLSFSLITGGHSNLTFKVTDTAGGEWVLRRPPLKQVLATAHDMGREHRIISALAPTDVPVPPVVGLSPDDSVNGAPFYVMDFVEGHILRNAASAQALTKEARDHAGHDLVDVLARIHAVDPDEVGLGDLGRKEGYIPRQLKRWYGQWEKSKTRDLPVVDAVHDALAAQVPEQGPAAIVHGDYRLDNCLLADDGSVEAVLDWEICTLGDPLADVGLLVVYWGQDGRDLQALPDSATAVEGFAPSSALLQRYAEVSGRDVGEIDFYIAFGYWKLACILEGVLSRYMGGAMGDAREGWEPFAKQVEMLAHAAQDTLEGSGS, from the coding sequence ATGAGCGAGGACACCGTCCCGGGGATCGACGCCGAGGCCGTCACGGCCTGGATGGCCGAGCGGGTCGACCTGTCCCCTCCCCTGTCGTTCTCCCTCATCACCGGCGGCCACTCGAACCTGACCTTCAAGGTCACCGACACCGCCGGCGGCGAGTGGGTGCTGCGCCGACCGCCGCTCAAGCAGGTCCTCGCCACCGCCCACGACATGGGCCGCGAGCACCGGATCATCTCCGCCCTCGCCCCCACCGACGTGCCCGTCCCCCCGGTCGTGGGCCTCAGCCCCGACGACTCGGTCAACGGCGCGCCCTTCTACGTCATGGACTTCGTGGAGGGCCACATCCTCCGCAACGCAGCCTCGGCCCAGGCCCTCACGAAGGAGGCCCGCGACCACGCCGGCCACGACCTCGTCGACGTCCTGGCCCGCATCCACGCCGTCGACCCCGACGAGGTCGGACTCGGCGACCTGGGCCGCAAGGAGGGCTACATCCCCCGCCAGCTCAAGCGCTGGTACGGCCAGTGGGAGAAGTCCAAGACCCGCGACCTTCCCGTGGTCGACGCCGTCCACGACGCCTTGGCTGCGCAGGTGCCCGAGCAGGGCCCGGCCGCCATCGTCCACGGCGACTACCGCCTCGACAACTGCCTGCTGGCCGACGACGGCTCGGTCGAGGCCGTGCTCGACTGGGAGATCTGCACCCTCGGCGACCCCCTCGCCGATGTCGGCCTGCTCGTCGTCTACTGGGGCCAGGACGGCCGCGACCTCCAGGCCCTGCCCGACTCCGCGACCGCGGTCGAGGGCTTCGCCCCGTCCTCCGCCCTGCTCCAGCGCTACGCCGAGGTCTCCGGGCGCGACGTGGGCGAGATCGACTTCTACATCGCCTTCGGGTACTGGAAGCTGGCCTGCATCCTCGAGGGCGTGCTCTCCCGCTACATGGGTGGCGCCATGGGCGACGCCCGCGAGGGCTGGGAGCCCTTCGCCAAGCAGGTCGAGATGCTGGCCCACGCCGCCCAGGACACCCTCGAGGGGAGCGGCTCGTGA
- a CDS encoding proteasome assembly chaperone family protein, with the protein MSAPYERAEHRPLRDPVLLMALEGWIDAGMAASTSIATLLADLDTEGVATFDADELLDHRARRPVLHLVAGVAESLSWPSIELLAAQDLAGRDVLILAGPEPDHSWRAFGRAVVELATELGVTQVVGLGAYPATVPHTRPVKLSITAGTEELAARWPYLRGTLDVPAGAQAVVERFATDAGLEALTLWAQIPHYASAWPYPAGSTALLDNIEAVTGLRLPRGDLEQDAIETGERLDSTIARNDEHTAMLHALEADADEAPSEGEIPSGDELAAELERFLRDQGGT; encoded by the coding sequence GTGAGCGCACCGTACGAGCGCGCCGAGCACCGGCCCCTCCGGGACCCCGTGCTGCTCATGGCCCTGGAGGGCTGGATCGACGCGGGCATGGCCGCCAGCACGTCGATCGCCACCCTCCTCGCCGACCTCGACACCGAGGGGGTGGCCACCTTCGACGCCGACGAGCTGCTCGACCACCGGGCCCGCCGCCCGGTGCTCCACCTCGTCGCCGGCGTGGCCGAGAGCCTGAGCTGGCCCTCCATCGAGCTGCTCGCGGCCCAGGACCTGGCCGGGCGCGACGTGCTGATCCTGGCCGGCCCCGAGCCCGACCACTCGTGGCGGGCCTTCGGGCGGGCCGTGGTCGAGCTGGCCACCGAGCTGGGCGTCACCCAGGTCGTCGGCCTCGGCGCCTACCCGGCCACCGTGCCCCACACCCGGCCGGTGAAGCTGTCCATCACCGCCGGCACCGAGGAGCTGGCCGCCCGCTGGCCCTACCTCCGCGGCACCCTCGACGTGCCCGCCGGGGCCCAGGCCGTGGTCGAGCGCTTCGCCACCGACGCCGGCCTCGAGGCCCTCACCCTCTGGGCCCAGATCCCCCACTACGCCTCGGCCTGGCCCTACCCGGCGGGCAGCACCGCCCTGCTCGACAACATCGAGGCCGTCACCGGCCTGCGCCTCCCCCGGGGCGACCTGGAGCAGGACGCCATCGAGACCGGCGAGCGCCTCGACTCCACCATCGCCCGCAACGACGAGCACACAGCCATGCTCCACGCCCTCGAGGCCGACGCCGACGAGGCCCCGAGCGAGGGCGAGATCCCCTCCGGCGACGAGCTGGCCGCCGAGCTGGAGCGCTTCCTCCGCGACCAGGGCGGGACCTGA
- the npdG gene encoding NADPH-dependent F420 reductase gives MRIGVLGATGPAGSGLAVRLAAVGYEVVIGSRSKYRAMETADKLLERWPDRDLHIEAADNEGAAEADVVVIATPWDAAATTAEAVGDQLAGKVVISMANALAKVGHEFQPLVPPRGSVAASVQAAVPRSHVAAAFHHVPAKELGDIAHPIESDVLVCSDHPEATEKVLDIVSSIPDLRGLDSGELSNAAPIEAFAAVLLQVNVRYKTRVAVRFTGLDDKVGGGGSAKVATGDASTGETATADVAAAADGAS, from the coding sequence ATGCGCATCGGAGTCCTGGGAGCGACCGGTCCGGCCGGCAGCGGGCTGGCCGTCCGCCTCGCCGCCGTCGGCTACGAGGTGGTCATCGGGTCGCGGTCGAAGTACCGGGCCATGGAGACCGCCGACAAGCTCCTGGAGAGGTGGCCGGACCGCGACCTCCACATCGAGGCGGCCGACAACGAGGGCGCGGCCGAGGCCGACGTGGTGGTCATCGCCACGCCCTGGGACGCCGCCGCGACCACGGCCGAGGCGGTGGGCGACCAGCTGGCCGGCAAGGTCGTCATCTCCATGGCCAACGCCCTGGCCAAGGTGGGCCACGAGTTCCAGCCGCTGGTGCCGCCCCGGGGGTCGGTGGCGGCGAGCGTCCAGGCCGCGGTGCCCCGCAGCCACGTGGCCGCCGCCTTCCACCACGTGCCGGCCAAGGAGCTGGGCGACATCGCCCACCCCATCGAGTCCGACGTGCTGGTGTGCTCGGACCACCCCGAGGCCACCGAGAAGGTGCTCGACATCGTGTCGTCGATCCCCGACCTGCGGGGCCTCGACTCCGGCGAGCTGTCCAACGCCGCGCCCATCGAGGCGTTCGCCGCGGTGCTGCTGCAGGTGAACGTCCGCTACAAGACCCGGGTGGCGGTGCGCTTCACCGGCCTCGACGACAAGGTCGGCGGCGGCGGGAGCGCCAAGGTGGCCACCGGCGACGCCAGCACCGGTGAGACGGCGACGGCCG